The nucleotide window CAAAGACAGCTTGGTTGGCGGCATCACGAATCCCAGTGAGGTCTTCTGCTCCGTGCCAGGCCGGCTCTCTCTGCTCAGCTCGACATCCAAGTACAAGGTGACAGTGGGGGAGGTCCAGCGGCGACTCTCACCTCCCGAGTGCCTCAATGCCTCTCTCCTGGGTGGTGTCCTTCGCAGGTAGGAAGGCCAGCCCACAACTTCCTGCACAGTGTCAAAGCTAAAATGTGTGGTCGTTTCAGACTTTCTCAGGGGATCGGAGAGGGGCCGGACCCACCCCAGGCCACAGGGTCATCTCCACCTCAGTCTCCCTGGGGGATTGTGCATGCTCTCTGGGCAGGCCTAGGTCCTCAGCAGCTCCCATGGGTCTGTGGGCTTGGGGGTCGCGGGTAGAGAGGAGCCTGGGTACAGAGAGTGGATGGAGGACTCACCCACATTGGGCACGACGgtctgggggagggagagtgCCATCTCCACCCCATCCCTCAGGAAAAGGGTCCCGAGGACCTAAGGCCCATTCCCTGTGTCAGTATAGGCCTCTCTGGTGcgtgtgttttggggtggggAGCATGGGGTGCATGGTTTGTCTTCATAgttgtgtctgtctctctgtgcGTGTCCTTGTGCCTGGGTATTTCTGCTTCAGGGCTATGAGCTTTGATATGTTTGAGgatagtgtttgtgtgtgtgcacgtgtgcatgtgtgtgtatatgtggtgtAGGAGTGGGTAGGAGTGTATGTTTCCGTGAGTGTGAGTTTCCTGTGTTACCTTTAGTGAGATGTGTTGGTTACAGTGTTCTactctgtgtgagtgtgtatgttgtATGTGTGACTGCATGCGCACGTGGAGCTAGACATATGTGTGTTTACCTGTCTGTACCTTTGTGTGGGGCTTCGTCTGTGCAGGTGTGGGAGTATCTCCTTATTCCTTGTCTCTTTGAGCGTCCCAGAGCGGCTTGTATGAGTCTGTGAATGTCTGTACAAATGTCCCTGGGATCCTGACTTGGTGTGAACATGTGTCTCTGACTGTGTCCCTGGGTATTtgagtctgtgtgtctgtctctattGGTGTATGTGTCTCTATTCTTGGCCCTCAGTGTGTGTTCATCTGTGTATGTGTCTATGTGCCCCTGGGCAGCTGTGTGTGTAACAGTGTCTCCCCATGTGTCTGTGTTTCCCTGTGTGTTTCAGGGTCTGTGTGTCCCTGGGTAGCTGTGTTGGTGTGCTCAGGTGGGAAAAAGGACCCTAAGATGCTGGTCCATCCTGCCCCACCTTGGGCTGTCCCTGTTATTGAGAGGATTAGGGAGAAGTGAGGGGTTCCTGGAGCTGCGTGCTAGGCCCCCCATTCCCATCTTGGCTGCAAAACCAGTGAGATTAGGAGATTGGGATCAGGTAAATAGAGACTCCAGAGTGTCCCCAGGACCAGACCCAAGCCTCAGCAGGGTTGGTGGAGGCAGCAAGGCCCTGTTGGGTCACTTAGCATACATGCTTCATTTTGTCTTCATAGtgtgtgtctgtctttctgtgtgcATGGCAAGGGCCAAGTCCAAGAATGGGGGCCGGTGCCTGCGGGAACGGCTGGAGAAGATTGGGCTCAATTTGCCAGCTGGTCGTCGCAAGGCCGCCAATGTGACACTGCTGACTTCACTAGTAGAGGGTGAGGCCTGAGGGGACCTGTGTCATCCAGTGTGACTGTGTGTGGCTGTCTCTAATGCAGGAGGGTGTGTTAGTCATGTGTGTGTTCTCTGTGCACCATGTATAAGTAAGGGGTGTGTGTGATATATGTGTACAGTCTTTAAGTGTATATGCAAGCACACATGTGCATGTGCTGGTGCAGTagagagcgtgtgtgtgtgtgtgtatggggggaaGAGTGGCCAGTGTTTGGATGTGGTAAAGAGATGAGGGGGTCAGAGTCCCTTCCTTGGAGGTTGGTGACTCTCAGCTCGATCATCTTGAGTTCAGGCTCTGGGACAACTGGTGGGCTCAGCTCCCACCCCTTAGCTCAGAGCCCATCTGAGGTAGCCCCAAGGGAGGGCAGCGGGGTTGCGTCTAGAGCTGAGAGGGGAATcgagaaaagatatatatatagaagcAGGATGGCCCCGGTCAGGGGTTGGAGTGTCAAGGCCATGCTCCAGGCTCAAAGGTACACCTGGCTGTAGTGACGGCTCatctctctgcctcccctccctcctagGAGAGGCTGTACACCTGGCCCGAGACTTTGGCTACGTCTGTGAGACCGAGTTCCCAGCCAAGGCGGCTGCCGAGTACCTGTGCCGCCAGCATGCTGACCCGGGGGAGCTGCACAGCCGCAAGAGCATGCTGCTGGCCGCCAAGTGAGCGAGAGCGCCACGCACCGGCTGCCATGGGTGCCGTGTACAGGCACATGTTGGTGCAACGCACAGACACAGACACCAAGCATGGGCACAATGGATACCACTCGTGTACATGTGATGTACACATGGTACATGCAGCACTGCACACAGGCACACCTAGGTTCCATGCTGTGCACGTGACAGGGCACACATGGATACATGTGAACATAGCTGGGTTCTACACATCAGCAAACACAGTGTCACAGACAGGCTGACGTAAGTCCATGTGTGGGCACCACCAGCCCCAGTCCCGTCatgggtctgaggttctctggcCTTGCTCCCCCTGCCTGAGCCTTGCCAATCAGCCCCTCTGCTCCAGTGACCTCCATCAGGGCACCAACACCCACCCAGACCCCTGGGTTGACCCCCCTTTGTTCTTACTTCACACCTGACCCCTCTGCAAGTCTCACTGATGCCTCCCTCACCACCACTCACATGCCACCTCAACTCTGGTCTCCCAATCTTACTCCTGGACGTTCACCCCAGTGCCCCTCTcttcccccagcctccctgcaCATGCACTGATCCCTACCCAAGAGCCTTCAATGGCTCCCACTGCTACTGCAGTTGATTTTCAAACTAGGTTCTGTAGGGATGCCGCAGGGCCTGTTTAATGAACTGGTGTTCCATTAAGATTTAGTTTTTAGAAAGGGTCCCATTGCAAGAAGAGACAGACACGGGGGCGGGTTTGAAAACCACCATTCTGTCAAGTCCAGACTCCTTTGAGGGCCCCCATAATCTGGTCTGCACAAACTCCACCCGCTCCAACTAACCCACTtgctctctcctgccctcctgtCCTTGGGCTTGCTCTTCTGCTTAGAACACCATCCAGTCCCCCCACCTAACAGTCCTTCAAATCACAACTCCATCCTCCCGCCTTCAAGGTTTCCTCAAGTCCCCTGGGCAGAATTGGAATCACAGACTCATGGGACTGCCATGACTCATGGGGCCTTTGAGGCTGCTCATATTGGAGCTGGAGAAACATATCTAGGGCAGGGATCACCTCACTCATTAATCAGCTAACTCATCAAGCACTTTCTGGGTCCCAGTCATGTCTAAGATGCTGACCAGGTTCCTTGGTGATGCAAAGGTGAGACACAAAGTGATTCTCCTGCCTGAGCCATATATCCAGCCACATACTGGAgatggattcaaatcccagcctaGTCACTTGGGCAGGTCATCTAACCTGTCTGAAACCACCCAGTTTCCTCTTCCATGTGATGGGAATGATAATAACATTATagatttgttgtgaggattaagtgagatgataCATACAGTGTGCTCGGCACAGCATCCAGGCCTCAATTCATGTTCACTGCTAGCtgttatttcagttatttaagGCAGATTCCGGATTGTTCCCCAATAATTTCATAGACAAACCTCTTGAAGCATTGGCTGTTTTGGGTGGAGGTGGCAGTAGGAGAGGGAATCAAGGAAAGTTTCCTGGATAAGGTAGGAGTTGAGCTGGACTTGGAACGTGGGCAGGACatccacagaaaaggaaaccgtAGGGTATTGGCATGTGCTATTTATTAGGTGTATTTATTAGGTGTGTGGGCAAATcagttaacttctctgaaccttagtttacTTTTCTGTAACACGGGTATGATCATCATTTGTAGACTGCTGGGTCAGCaatcatatatataatgtatataaagtaccCAGTATGTGGTGGGTCCTTCCCTGGACTCAGACCTTTGTCCTCTAACCTCTGACCCTCCTTTCCCCACCAGGCAGATCTGCAAGGAGTTTGCAGACTTGATGGCGCAGGACCGTTCACCGCTGGGGAACACCCGCCCAGCACTCATCCTGGAGCCCGGAGTGCAGAGCTGCCTAACACACTTTAGCCTCATCACCCACGGCTTCGGCGGGCCTGCCATCTGTGCTGCCCTCACTGCCTTCCAGAACTACTTGCTGGAGTCACTCAAGGGGCTGGACAAGATGTTTCTAAGCAGTGCAGGCAGTGGGCATGGTGACACcaaggcttcggagaaggatgcCAAACTTCGGAAGTAactgcttcccccaccccatccctaaGGGGCTCCCAAGGTCTGAAATGAGGCCTTTGCTCCTGGGGGTGGGCCTGACAGGATTAAAAGGTGGGGTTGGAGTCAGGCCAGAAAGAGAACATTCCTCCAGAAACCCATGAGTTAGGGGTCTGGGCTGGAGTAAGGGGAGGTGGCCTCTGTGGTGGTTTGTAGATAAGGGCCCAGGCGTCTGCCTCGCGTGTGCAATTTTCTGACCCTTGACTGCTGAGAAAGGCTTGGACAGGAAATTGCATGGAAAAGCCTGGTTCTTGGGGCCAGTGCTGCCCACTAGGGTGCCCATTAGGGTGATGGGTGCTCCTAGAGGCCAAGGCCTTGCTGTTTTTACTAACAGCAGGAGAGGAATTAACAAACCAGGTGCTACTGAGGAGTTGGTGCCCTTCATCCCAGAATCTCCTACCCCCAGAAAAGGGGTGCTGGCAGGAGGCCCCAGTGGGCTCTTTGGACCCCTGCCACTCTTGGAAAGAAgtgggcaggaggggccctcaaggaacagagaagataaacacaaattGGATAACTTGAATCCAGGCTGCACTTCAGTCCTGTTGCTGTGTcctatttatttatgttgtaatttaaagttttaaaatgttcagtgCAACTTATTTATCCCAATGAGTTGAGGACTCGTTTCAATGTCTTCTGCTTATGCACCAAGATGTCCAGCTGGACCAGGATGGAGAGGGTGTTTTTGCTTGCAAAGGGCTGTTGGTGGGCCGGGAGGGAACAAAGATGTCAGGGACCCCAAGGTTGTTGCTGGGATTTTGTATTTGCTGTTGTTTCTCTTGACCCTGCAGTCAACGTACCTCCCCAACTCTCAGATtgctttctcattctcttaatAAAACCTTTTCATTGGACATGAAGCTCTCCCTGTCCTTCTTTAGCCCAAGGTCACGGGGGAGAGGCAGGGCCtgggaattgggggtggggggtggagtgggagggggaCTATAAGGGGGAAACCTCGGAAGGGGCTGTGGGCATCTCTGGGTGAGGGGGTACAGATGGTGGGTCTATCTGGCTTGTCAGTGTGGctgctgtttgtgtgtgtgtgtgtgtgtgtgtgtgtgtgtgtagtgaatCCTGGGGGGGCTGTATGTGTATTATTGTGACTTACTGGGCcgtgtgtgtgaatgtgtcaGTCCAGCTATTAGGTCTATGTGATGTGTTAACATGACCGTTGGTGGTGGGTCTGTATGTGTGTCAATATGAATGCTGCTGATGATTACGTGTGTCTGTCTGGCTCATTCAAATCCAGCTCTTCTGTCTCCTTGAGGATTTCATTCTTGAGGCCACTTTTCTTTCCTGCACCTttattctctccctctctacTGAATCATCTATACTAAATCGTTCCCCAAAGGACACATATTCTATGATCTCTCACCTTACAAAACATAAATCCTTTCTCCATTTACTTCTTTTGCagttggagagttttttttttttttttcttaacctacctggagagtttttaaaagaTTGCTACACCCctacctccatttcctcacccaCTCCCAATTCACTCCTCAACCACTTTAATCTGTCTTCTATCCCTACCAGCCTATGGAAATCCACTCAGCAAGGTCCTCGATGGCCACATGTCAAACCCAAAGGCCCTTTTTCTGGACTTAGCAGCATTTGACATGGCTGACCACTTGCTCTTCTCTGAAATTCTCTCTTCTATTTATGTCCAAAATGGAGTActtgggcatccctggtggcgcagtggttgagagtccgcctgccgatgcaggggacacgggttcgtgccccggtcagtgaagatcccacatgccgcggagcggctgcgcccgtgagccatggccgctgagcctgcgttctgcaacaggagaggccacaacagtgagaggcccgcgtacagccaaaaaaaaaaaaaaaaaagagtacttgaCTCAAGTACTCAAATCTTGACCTCGCCACCTTCCTGACCCAGTTGCTCAAGCCAGAAATTAGGGAGTCATATTTGATTCTTTCCCTACACCCAATCCATTAGAAAGTCCACATCCTTTTCTATCTCCTGTGCTACCACCCTAGTCCTCGAGACTCTTACAATAGTCTTCCGACTGGTCCCTCTGTTTTCACTGGTACACCTTCATACTAAAGCCCTGCAACAATCCAAACTTTGCCTACGTCCTCAACCATATCTTAAACTATTCTCTTCATCACTCACTTTGCTCTAGCCACACTggtttcctttctgttcctcaaattACCACTTTTATGCCTCAGGGCCACTGCACTTACCTGTTCTCTttgcctggaattctcttcccCCAGTTCTTTGTAGGTGTGCTGCCAGAGACAGATGATCAGGTGTTTTGCAGAAATGAAAGGTCTGGGCGTCATCGCCCAGGGGAAAGGTCCAAAGATGTGATTTCTTCTCCCAAGAAGTTTCCCTGCCTCAGCCCACACATATGAAAGGAGGATTGGAGTAAAGGCTGAAAGTATGTTCTGCTTTAACGAAAGCCCTGGGCCTGCAAGAGACATTCTActactaaaattattttacactATGGGAAGTTGaagggattaaatgaggtaagacACATGGCACTTAAACTATTTCAGCACCCTCTTCCATCTCTTAAGGGTTCCTTGTCAGCCTCCCTAACCTCTTCACTAGTCAGAGCTAAGCTTCCCTACCCTGAGGCAAAACAGGTGCTCTCTTCTCCAACCTATCCCCTCTCACCTCAAGCCTGGGAAGGAATAAATTGTTTTCAGTGTATTAATCACCTGAAAGCAGATGGGAACCAATCGGGAGACCATTCTGAGCAGTGTTTGGCCAGGAGTGTTAAAGCATCAGTGCATtcccagtgtttttcaaacttgaAATTGATTTAGGACATAGCTGGCATTAACAAAATCTGGTAGAAGAAAACAGattagaaaatatcagagtgcaCTACATCACgactcagtcatacatatatacatacctgTAAGAAAAGTTCCAGGAAGCAATGCTTACCCTTCTTAcagtaggtatatatatatatatatacaggcgTGAAGTAAAAAATGTATGCCGAGGCCATATCAATTCAGTTGGGTCATGGCTTTATGAGGtacagaagagggaaaggaaattgGGGACCTGGGTTGGTAAAGGATTATGAAATGTTTAGCATGTCAAACCAAAAAGGTAGGCTTTATTCTATAAGCAATGGAAAACCATCAGAAAAGTTTTAAGTGAGGAGAGGAATGGATGATCCAATTTTTCGAGTACAGAGGAAAAACTGGAGAGGGAGGAGATTAAAAGtagagagagcttccctggtggcgcagtggttgagagtccgcctgccgatgcaggggacacgggttcgtgccccagtccaggaggatcccacatgccacggagcggctaggcccacgagccatggccgctgagactgtgcatccggagcctgtgctctgcagcgggagaggccacaacagtgagaggcccacgtaccgccaaaaaaaaaaaaaaaaaagaagtagagagAAGTTAGGAAGCTGTTAAAATAGtccaagagggacttcccttgtggcgcagtggttaagaacccgcctgccaatgcaggggacacaggttcgagcccttatctgggaagatcccacatgccacggagcaactaagcccgtgcgccacaactactgagcctgcactctagagcccgcaagccacgactactgagcctgtgtgcctagagcccgtgctccacaacaagagaagccaccacaatgacaggcccgcacaccgcaatgaagagtagcccctgcttgacacaactagagaaagcctgcgcacagcaacaaagacccaatgcagccataaataaataaataaatgggggaaaaaaaaaatccaagggagttccctggtggcttagtggttaggattccaggctttcactgccatggcctgggttcaatccctggtcggggaattgagATAATGGAGATGGAGATTTTCATTAAAAGATTTAGGAAGGTAAAGCAAgcatactccaacaaaaattaataataataaaaaaagatttaggaAGTAAAACTGCCAGAACTTGGTGACTATGTGAAGGTTGGAGATAAAGAAGGCATCAAAAATGATGCCCAGCTAAATGCAATATGGTATCCTGGATCAtatcctagaacagaaaaaggacgttagtggaaaaatcagtgaaatctgaataaaggcTGGAGTTTAGTTAATATCAATACTAATGTGCCAACCAATGTTGGCTTCTTAGTTTTTACAAATGTTAACATGTTAACATCAGGGGAAACTAGGTGAGGGGTATAAGGAAACTCTGtgttatctttgcaacttttctgcaaaaccaaatttattccaaaataaGCTTATCAAAGATAAATGATGCCTAGGTTTCTGGCTTGGGCACTTGGGAGCTGGGGGCTGATGGTAAGGCTTAGATTTAGACATGCTGAGTTTGATGTCCCTATGACTAGAGGGTGAGATACCTAGAATTAAGTGTATCTTGAGCTCAGAAAAGAGATCTAGATTGGAGAAAACAGACTGGAAGTCAGGGTGGGCTGGTGGGCTTGCCTATGAGACTGCCCTGGGGACACTTATATTCAAAGGCAGAGAACAATTTCATTCCTCGTGAGGCTTGGATGCAGAATAACAAGTTTATCAATAATTAcgtacttattgagcacttaccccATACCAGGCCCTGTTCCAAATGCTTTATATTTGCACATGGAATCCTCATACAATTTTAACCAttctacagatgggaaaaccGTGAAGCAGGACTGCTCATGCCTTAGTAGTGGCACTCAACTGGGGCAAGCCTAAGAATCACCTGTGGAGTTTTAAAATAGATGCCTTGGAAAGAGATTCAGGAATCTAGCCCAAAGCCCACACCTATGCATACTGATGGTGGTGTTTGATGATGAACCAGCTGTGGTCATGTGAATCATCTCTTTTGCCCATTTAGTCAATGATTAGCTTGCCATTGGTAAATGATTAGCATTTACCATTGGTGTATTAAAAAGTGTACGACATTCAATTTGATATTAATCCAATACTGTTAATACAAATGGGCTGATCTATACGGAGTATCTTAGAGAGATGGTATATTTCGCCTCAGATAAACCCAAAACCTATTGTATGTGGTATTACGAGTAGCACAGAATGGAATAAAGTAGGGCTTACCTTAGTTTAAGACCAAATGGTGCTCACAGTATggttcccagaccagcagcatcagcatcaatTGGAAATATCAGAAATGTAAGATCTCAGGCCACACCCTAAACTATAGGAGTAGGACCCAGCAAGCTGTGTTTGTAAGGAAGCTGGgatgcatgctaaagtttgaggACCACTGCTCCAAAAAAGCTTCAATCTGGTGGTTCTCTATCATCACCTAAGattagaagctttaaaaaaatattcctagTTTAGGCCCCAAACCTGTTTGTTAGAATCCGGGAGTGAATGCAGCCTAATCATgtagactaaaaaagaaaactccccAGGTGACTCATACATAcatctggttgagaaccactgttttagtgGCACCAATCGAAAAACATCTACATTACTCATTTCCAAAAAGCTAGGTTAGGAAGTAAAACAGATACCTGGTTAACGACCTAGAGTACACCAATTTCATGGAATATTATCCAACTGTCAACAATAAGGTAGTTATTTAGGTACTGATAGAAAAACAATCTCCAACAcagtgttaaatgaaaaaaagcaatatGCAGaacatttaagaatattttttaaaagggacgTGGGCATGCACATATTTTATACAAGAACAGCATATCTCTTAAAGGTTAGATAAGAAATTAGTAGCTGAAGTTTCCTCTGGGAAGGGAAGAAGGTGATTAAATTATAGGGATGGGAGAAACATTTTTACTGTGTGTTTTTgtactgtttacattttttttttaaatggcccaataacaattttttttggggggggagggttCTTCTAGACGttttacagttttactttttatttatgtttctttctttttttttttttaattggggtatagttgttttacaatgttgtgttagtttctactgtacagcaaagtgaagtagagttctctgtgctatccACCTGGTTTTTattagttacttattttatacata belongs to Pseudorca crassidens isolate mPseCra1 chromosome 2, mPseCra1.hap1, whole genome shotgun sequence and includes:
- the TFAP2E gene encoding transcription factor AP-2-epsilon isoform X2, with amino-acid sequence MLVHTYSAMERPDGLGAAASGARLSSLPQAAYGPAPQLCHTPTAAAADFQPPYFPPPYPQPPLPYGQASDAAAAFPHLAGDPYGGLAPLAQPQPPQAAWAAPRAAARAHDEPPGLLAPPARALGLDPRRDYTAAVPRLLHGLADGAHSLADAPLGLPGLAVPPGLEDLQAMDEPGMSLLDQSVIKKVCVCLSVCMARAKSKNGGRCLRERLEKIGLNLPAGRRKAANVTLLTSLVEGEAVHLARDFGYVCETEFPAKAAAEYLCRQHADPGELHSRKSMLLAAKQICKEFADLMAQDRSPLGNTRPALILEPGVQSCLTHFSLITHGFGGPAICAALTAFQNYLLESLKGLDKMFLSSAGSGHGDTKASEKDAKLRK
- the TFAP2E gene encoding transcription factor AP-2-epsilon isoform X1, with product MLVHTYSAMERPDGLGAAASGARLSSLPQAAYGPAPQLCHTPTAAAADFQPPYFPPPYPQPPLPYGQASDAAAAFPHLAGDPYGGLAPLAQPQPPQAAWAAPRAAARAHDEPPGLLAPPARALGLDPRRDYTAAVPRLLHGLADGAHSLADAPLGLPGLAVPPGLEDLQAMDEPGMSLLDQSVIKKVPIPSKASSLSALSLAKDSLVGGITNPSEVFCSVPGRLSLLSSTSKYKVTVGEVQRRLSPPECLNASLLGGVLRRAKSKNGGRCLRERLEKIGLNLPAGRRKAANVTLLTSLVEGEAVHLARDFGYVCETEFPAKAAAEYLCRQHADPGELHSRKSMLLAAKQICKEFADLMAQDRSPLGNTRPALILEPGVQSCLTHFSLITHGFGGPAICAALTAFQNYLLESLKGLDKMFLSSAGSGHGDTKASEKDAKLRK